Proteins found in one Cyprinus carpio isolate SPL01 chromosome B10, ASM1834038v1, whole genome shotgun sequence genomic segment:
- the LOC109097716 gene encoding reticulon-4 receptor-like 1 produces the protein MFRRGCGLEFLLVLCGLELTQACPRDCICYDSPSTVSCQAHNFLVVPEEIPAQSERVFLQNNKIQRLLQGHFSPTTVMLWLYSNNISYIQPSTFMGFTRLEELDLGDNKHLRSLASDTFQGLTRLHALHLYHCGLITLPAGLFEGLHNLQYLYLQNNQLEFLEDDMFIDLLNLSHLFLHGNRLWSLHQNTFRGLGALDRLLLHQNRLQWVHKQAFHDLRRLTTLYLFNNSLPELPAESLAQLPALEYLRLNDNPWECDCKAVPLWDWLRRFRGSTSSLICMAPPELTGKDLKRLTKEELPSCTGSESLHQSKSSQGDVGVSLKKDHHHRSRNHHHHPHLPHQDQYYPTSPSSLPRTPKSGRNRNCTRHRSRKGNAQNEVYNLKELANKESDDNYDPSKPRRKNKCIPQTSVGPPSGVQRVNSRAASLLAPCFIIPLCLLVCLTAFIFR, from the exons GCTGTGGTCTGGAGTTTCTCCTGGTGCTGTGTGGTTTAGAGTTGACCCAGGCGTGTCCCCGTGACTGCATCTGCTACGACTCTCCCAGCACAGTGAGCTGCCAGGCTCACAACTTCCTGGTGGTTCCAGAGGAAATCCCAGCCCAGAGCGAGCGCGtctttctgcaaaacaacaaGATCCAGCGACTACTGCAGGGTCATTTCAGCCCCACCACCGTCATGCTTTGGCTCTACTCCAACAATATCTCATACATACAGCCCTCCACATTCATGGGCTTCACCCGCCTGGAGGAGCTCGATCTGGGGGACAACAAACACCTCCGCTCTCTGGCATCTGACACTTTTCAGGGACTGACCCGACTCCATGCTCTGCACCTCTACCACTGTGGCCTAATCACTCTGCCTGCTGGCTTATTTGAGGGGCTGCACAACCTGCAGTACCTCTATTTACAG AACAACCAGCTGGAGTTTCTTGAGGATGACATGTTCATTGATCTTCTGAATCTGAGCCATTTATTTCTGCATGGAAATCGGCTGTGGAGCCTCCACCAGAACACTTTCCGTGGCCTGGGGGCCCTTGATCGCTTGCTGCTCCATCAAAACCGGCTCCAGTGGGTTCACAAACAGGCTTTCCATGACCTGCGCCGCCTGACGACTCTCTACCTGTTTAACAACTCTTTACCTGAACTTCCGGCCGAAAGCTTGGCTCAGCTGCCAGCGCTGGAGTACCTGCGGCTCAACGACAACCCTTGGGAGTGCGACTGCAAGGCTGTGCCGCTCTGGGATTGGCTGCGGCGCTTCCGTGGCTCCACCTCCTCATTAATATGCATGGCTCCACCGGAGCTGACGGGAAAGGACCTGAAACGGTTGACAAAAGAAGAGCTGCCCTCCTGTACAGGCTCGGAGTCACTCCACCAGAGCAAATCCAGCCAGGGGGACGTGGGGGTGTCACTGAAGAAAGATCATCATCATCGATCGcgcaatcatcatcatcatcctcacctgCCACATCAGGATCAATACTACCCCACCTCCCCGTCATCACTTCCTCGAACGCCCAAGTCGGGACGCAACAGGAACTGCACAAGGCATCGAAGCCGCAAGGGCAATGCTCAGAACGAGGTGTATAACCTAAAGGAGTTAGCCAACAAGGAATCGGACGACAATTATGACCCATCAAAACCAAGACGAAAGAACAAATGCATCCCACAGACTTCGGTGGGTCCACCTAGTGGCGTGCAAAGAGTGAACAGCAGGGCGGCGTCTCTCTTGGCACCTTGTTTCATCATCCCTCTTTGCTTATTGGTGTGTCTCACTGCCTTTATTTTCCGCTGA